Proteins from a single region of Paraglaciecola sp. T6c:
- a CDS encoding O-antigen ligase family protein — MRDIIVLLISMILIITAITSRFAGAVGYWWFGIFRPQDWVWGNINSLKLPLIAIALFVIPCFLQGLWPRFKDPISKLLLVYLVLTVVTQFTSSCIPIGFRISYFQQFAVLLLAIFLTIRVTDNEQRFCWIIAVVGLSLAFHSGKAGLLGMLGMGGTYYGASTMQGLFAGSNGFAFGSAVLLFFNLFIVRMAYAQNALFYLPEMVRSQRTLKLIKIFGPIVCIGIIYNVITLFSRGSALAMFLGLALWFSLSSLLKFKHIIIMSIIGVLGLSVVGLPDGYKDRIASAFVEDEELDDSAASRPHFWGIAMEMVADNPLGVGPGCYNTYYPIYDSSFGKYGMYRTVHSAHFEVISEIGYLGALSWLLLYVISIKKLFYIRKSVKLTPINKEQDEFYVNAANLLIAAITVFLIGSSFYAMAYNDIIWLLWGLTAVLITLFKQYSSQSQKDLKVKT, encoded by the coding sequence ATGCGCGATATTATCGTTTTACTCATTTCGATGATTTTAATAATCACGGCAATAACTAGCCGTTTTGCTGGAGCAGTTGGCTATTGGTGGTTCGGTATATTTAGACCCCAGGATTGGGTGTGGGGGAATATAAACAGCCTTAAGCTCCCACTTATCGCGATAGCCTTATTCGTGATCCCGTGTTTCTTGCAAGGGTTATGGCCAAGGTTTAAAGACCCTATAAGTAAATTGTTACTTGTTTACTTAGTCCTAACCGTAGTGACTCAATTTACATCTTCTTGCATACCTATTGGCTTTAGAATTAGTTATTTTCAACAGTTCGCAGTATTACTACTAGCGATTTTCCTCACTATCAGAGTGACAGATAACGAACAACGTTTTTGCTGGATTATTGCAGTTGTAGGCTTATCACTCGCGTTTCATTCTGGCAAAGCTGGTTTGCTCGGAATGCTGGGCATGGGCGGCACCTATTACGGAGCCTCTACCATGCAGGGATTGTTTGCCGGCAGTAACGGTTTTGCATTTGGTTCTGCAGTATTACTATTCTTTAACCTTTTCATCGTAAGGATGGCTTATGCCCAAAATGCGCTGTTTTACTTACCAGAGATGGTTCGCTCACAAAGAACACTGAAACTTATAAAAATCTTCGGTCCAATCGTTTGCATAGGTATCATTTATAACGTGATAACCCTATTTTCAAGGGGTTCAGCCTTGGCCATGTTCTTAGGCCTTGCTCTTTGGTTTAGCTTATCGAGCTTATTGAAGTTTAAACACATTATCATCATGAGCATCATTGGTGTTTTAGGTTTGAGTGTCGTCGGATTACCAGATGGCTATAAGGATCGCATTGCGAGTGCATTCGTCGAAGATGAGGAGTTAGATGATTCAGCGGCTTCTCGGCCCCACTTTTGGGGCATAGCTATGGAAATGGTTGCCGATAATCCATTAGGTGTGGGACCTGGCTGCTATAACACCTACTACCCAATTTATGACAGTTCATTTGGTAAATATGGTATGTACAGAACCGTTCACAGTGCTCACTTTGAAGTGATATCTGAAATAGGCTATTTGGGCGCACTAAGTTGGCTCCTTTTGTACGTGATCTCCATTAAAAAATTATTCTACATTCGAAAATCGGTAAAGCTAACCCCTATTAATAAAGAACAAGACGAGTTTTATGTTAATGCTGCAAACCTACTTATTGCCGCCATTACGGTTTTTCTGATTGGATCTTCTTTTTATGCTATGGCATATAACGATATTATTTGGTTGCTATGGGGACTCACTGCAGTTTTAATCACCTTATTTAAGCAATATTCATCCCAGTCTCAAAAGGACCTGAAGGTAAAAACATGA
- a CDS encoding acyltransferase family protein — MFGVYRFILAVNVVIYHVLDVASIGPYAVYSFFVLSGFLMTMIMNESYGYSLDGFKRYALNRFLRLYPVYWCLLLLGICIILLIGNDVSGVFHTKMMLPNDIASAIANVTMIYPAFEPVTYPVRISPATWALSIEILFYVLIGLGISRTRMITSIWLFASICWVGGNMFQTGLFSTGYGNVLQAALPFSLGAWVYHYRKWVTSVVHKIGVPMIVCLYIGNIAIVVLCQVLITDKAWFVSLIGSWVNLGLSTLMTVLLFDQGARFFSRTVDRVLGDLSYPIYLFHWSGAALASWLITDDMSKGALVFTLGLFITVVISVLVNKYVNENIERIRAHIRQG, encoded by the coding sequence ATGTTTGGGGTGTATCGGTTTATATTAGCGGTTAATGTGGTGATATATCACGTGCTAGACGTCGCTTCTATTGGTCCGTACGCGGTGTATAGTTTCTTTGTACTAAGCGGCTTCTTGATGACCATGATAATGAATGAGTCCTACGGTTATTCATTAGATGGTTTCAAACGCTATGCTTTGAACCGATTTCTTCGTCTTTATCCTGTCTACTGGTGCCTTTTATTATTAGGTATCTGCATAATATTACTGATTGGAAATGACGTCTCAGGCGTATTTCACACTAAAATGATGTTACCTAATGACATTGCGAGTGCGATAGCAAATGTCACTATGATCTATCCTGCATTTGAGCCTGTCACCTACCCAGTGCGTATTTCTCCCGCTACTTGGGCTCTGAGTATTGAAATACTGTTCTATGTTTTGATTGGATTGGGCATATCCAGAACTCGTATGATTACTTCGATCTGGCTATTCGCTAGTATTTGTTGGGTTGGGGGAAATATGTTTCAGACAGGTTTATTTTCAACAGGATATGGAAATGTATTGCAGGCCGCCTTGCCGTTTTCATTAGGAGCTTGGGTCTATCATTACCGAAAATGGGTCACCAGTGTAGTTCATAAAATCGGTGTGCCCATGATCGTATGTCTTTACATAGGCAATATTGCTATTGTGGTTCTATGTCAAGTTCTGATAACCGATAAAGCTTGGTTTGTAAGCCTTATAGGAAGCTGGGTAAATTTAGGGCTTAGCACCTTGATGACCGTGTTGTTGTTTGATCAAGGGGCTCGTTTTTTTAGTAGAACAGTTGATAGAGTACTTGGGGATTTATCATATCCCATTTATTTATTTCATTGGTCGGGAGCGGCCTTAGCTTCGTGGTTAATTACAGATGATATGAGTAAAGGCGCTCTTGTATTTACGTTGGGGCTTTTTATAACCGTTGTTATATCCGTATTAGTCAATAAATACGTTAATGAGAATATTGAGAGGATAAGAGCCCATATAAGGCAAGGCTAG
- a CDS encoding acyltransferase family protein: protein MFGAYRTVLALMVVFYHIGGIPHIGSYAVFGFYALSGYLMTFVIQETYGYTATGLKKYTFNRFLRIYPMYWASIIFSIILIMLVGEQNSFEYHKALFLPDNLIDSLKNLFLFFPFRETPRLTPPAWALTVEVFYYILIGVGISKYKKVVIFWFVLSVIYHVAVGVFQFGFEHRYYTIPAASLPFSVGALIFHYRESLQTSMNSNRLTKHSYFPYFLGTAILFNWYLGRQVKQELFDLDSLFFYVNFGLCVIMIVVLKEKKSLPFISKKVDNWLGNFSYPIYLIHYQVAFVVLIIMEFMGKQYTRPNFTLMLVSLPFLFLFSWVLIFVLERPIEHMRQKIKKKKSRPCTLSNK, encoded by the coding sequence ATGTTTGGGGCATACAGGACAGTATTAGCATTGATGGTCGTTTTTTATCATATTGGCGGCATTCCTCATATTGGCTCGTACGCTGTATTCGGGTTTTATGCACTTAGCGGTTACTTGATGACATTTGTGATTCAGGAGACCTATGGTTACACGGCAACTGGGTTGAAAAAGTATACATTCAATCGGTTTTTACGTATCTACCCTATGTATTGGGCTTCCATTATATTCTCCATAATATTGATTATGTTAGTTGGCGAACAAAATTCATTCGAATACCATAAGGCACTGTTTCTACCAGATAATCTAATCGACTCCTTAAAAAACTTATTTCTATTTTTTCCATTCAGAGAAACACCTAGGCTAACTCCTCCAGCGTGGGCCCTTACGGTAGAGGTTTTTTATTATATTTTAATAGGTGTAGGAATTTCGAAATATAAAAAGGTAGTGATTTTCTGGTTCGTATTAAGTGTTATTTATCATGTTGCCGTAGGAGTTTTTCAATTCGGCTTTGAACATCGCTACTACACCATACCGGCCGCGTCACTTCCTTTTTCAGTGGGAGCACTCATATTTCATTACAGAGAGTCGCTGCAAACGAGCATGAATAGCAACCGGCTGACCAAGCATTCCTATTTTCCCTATTTTTTAGGAACGGCTATCTTGTTCAACTGGTATTTAGGCAGACAAGTGAAACAAGAATTGTTTGACTTAGACAGCTTATTTTTTTACGTCAATTTTGGACTTTGTGTCATAATGATCGTCGTTTTAAAAGAAAAAAAATCACTGCCATTTATAAGTAAGAAAGTGGATAACTGGTTAGGTAATTTTAGCTATCCCATTTATCTTATCCATTATCAAGTTGCATTTGTCGTACTCATTATTATGGAGTTTATGGGTAAGCAATATACTCGACCAAACTTTACTCTCATGCTAGTAAGCCTTCCGTTTTTATTTTTGTTTTCTTGGGTGTTAATATTTGTACTTGAAAGACCCATAGAACACATGCGCCAAAAGATTAAAAAAAAGAAAAGTCGACCCTGCACTCTCAGTAACAAGTAA
- a CDS encoding sulfotransferase family protein: MNLKVRDLPNFICIGSQRAGTTWLHNCLDEHPEVFVPAEKELHFFDRFYDTGLASYTERFMLTQRGSAKTWGELTPNYYQEPQALERIKRDIPDVKIIYILRQPAERAFSQYQLYSQGQFSGMSFEEVIANKEFVTDLSMQGKHLQRLYSLFDSSQVLVLFYDELSQSPETFLKKVFAFLQVDPDFMPSTLNKRINRVVLPDLQARLAKWKLTWVIELVKASPIAEWVKEVAHKKSDKLGKSAFPNALSGRFDEDIKLIEQILDIDLNHWR; the protein is encoded by the coding sequence ATGAATTTAAAGGTTCGAGACTTACCTAATTTTATCTGTATAGGCTCACAGCGCGCAGGTACAACGTGGCTACATAACTGTTTGGATGAGCACCCTGAGGTATTTGTACCTGCAGAGAAAGAGCTGCACTTCTTTGACCGCTTCTACGATACTGGACTAGCGAGCTATACAGAGCGATTCATGCTAACACAACGTGGATCGGCCAAAACTTGGGGAGAATTAACACCCAATTATTATCAAGAACCTCAAGCTCTTGAGCGTATAAAACGAGACATTCCGGACGTAAAAATTATTTATATCCTTCGGCAGCCGGCGGAACGCGCATTTTCTCAGTACCAACTTTATTCACAAGGTCAGTTTTCTGGAATGAGCTTCGAAGAAGTGATCGCAAATAAAGAGTTTGTTACGGATTTGAGTATGCAGGGCAAGCATTTACAACGGTTATATTCATTGTTCGATAGCTCCCAGGTGCTAGTTTTGTTCTATGATGAGCTATCTCAGTCACCTGAGACTTTCCTAAAAAAAGTTTTTGCGTTCTTACAAGTAGATCCTGATTTTATGCCAAGCACCTTGAATAAACGGATCAATCGAGTTGTGTTGCCTGATCTGCAAGCGCGATTAGCCAAATGGAAGCTGACTTGGGTGATCGAATTAGTTAAAGCATCGCCAATAGCCGAGTGGGTGAAAGAAGTTGCACACAAAAAGTCAGATAAGCTAGGAAAATCTGCTTTTCCTAATGCTCTGAGTGGTCGATTCGATGAAGATATAAAACTAATAGAACAGATACTAGACATAGACTTAAATCATTGGCGTTAG
- a CDS encoding glycosyltransferase family 2 protein yields MIDFSVAIHSYNREEYIVETVESVLNQTLAPKEVIVIDDGSSDNTEAVLEPYLDRIVYKKIANVGCGTSRKVAVECCQNKWIACNDDDDIWLPTHLESLSNTIKSFPKVEYVFSNHTQFDDRAIANYDHFSTAPSGWWESVSASVDMDKILLAEDAFLDFLTFNPSFPSTWAFTKQAYIKAGGIDDKYSRMNSEDSDFTRRILLVAQGACTNQKTVKLRRHGKNMSDDFVANLKGKALILEDIVAKGIVPDRYLSRTVAAINKSKIQAFRHLYWQGQYRESVSYAKESNTKLSIKDRLRMMNARFQKS; encoded by the coding sequence ATGATCGATTTTTCTGTCGCAATACACTCATACAATAGAGAAGAATATATTGTTGAAACAGTTGAAAGCGTTTTAAATCAAACATTAGCACCGAAAGAAGTCATCGTGATAGACGATGGTTCATCTGACAATACAGAGGCTGTACTAGAACCATATTTAGATCGGATTGTGTATAAAAAAATAGCGAATGTAGGATGCGGTACATCGCGTAAAGTAGCGGTTGAGTGCTGTCAGAATAAGTGGATTGCATGCAATGACGACGATGATATTTGGTTACCAACGCATTTAGAATCGTTATCAAATACGATTAAGTCATTTCCGAAAGTAGAATACGTTTTTTCCAATCACACGCAATTTGATGACAGAGCAATAGCAAATTACGATCATTTTTCTACAGCGCCCTCTGGATGGTGGGAAAGTGTTTCCGCAAGTGTTGATATGGATAAGATATTGCTAGCGGAAGATGCATTTTTAGACTTTCTAACATTTAACCCTTCTTTCCCATCGACTTGGGCGTTTACTAAACAAGCCTATATCAAGGCTGGAGGAATAGATGATAAATACAGTCGAATGAATTCAGAGGATTCTGATTTTACAAGGCGTATATTACTTGTAGCGCAAGGAGCATGCACAAATCAGAAGACGGTTAAATTGCGTCGTCACGGAAAAAACATGTCTGATGATTTTGTTGCTAACTTGAAAGGCAAGGCTCTGATTCTTGAGGATATAGTGGCAAAAGGCATTGTACCCGATAGGTATCTATCGCGGACAGTTGCAGCTATTAACAAATCTAAAATCCAAGCATTCAGACACCTCTATTGGCAAGGACAGTATCGAGAGTCTGTTAGCTATGCCAAGGAAAGCAATACCAAACTTTCAATCAAAGATAGACTCAGAATGATGAATGCGCGGTTTCAGAAGTCTTAG
- a CDS encoding right-handed parallel beta-helix repeat-containing protein yields MTSITRFCTGEFTLNKIRHRFCLFLLMLSISTVTFSQNSHVEAGLSVIEVSDISSLYNALKRANKNGKTKILLAPGTYQLNKPLLISAAHISLIGDQLNPADTRIIGLGMRRRGQVENIITVHAKYFTLDGITLAEAGNHLIQISGERDADFPTLKNCILQDSYQQLIKVSSGGKSKNSSDYGVVENCEFAYTKGIGPNYYIGGIDAHGSRGWMVAHNRFKDIASPDKRVAEFAVHFWNGASNNTVQNNTIINCDRGIGFGLKGKPASGGAIIENLIIHYDDKDPNADVGISLEQSPDTQILDNRIYLGHNYPNAIEYRFTDTKNIVIADNITNKPVRKRNGAQGMLINNTRVKNLKEMLSKEERTQFEALFWPENQ; encoded by the coding sequence ATGACATCAATAACTCGCTTCTGTACCGGAGAATTTACGTTGAATAAGATCAGACATCGTTTTTGCTTATTTTTGCTTATGTTAAGTATTTCAACCGTTACATTCAGCCAGAACAGCCATGTGGAAGCCGGGTTATCTGTCATCGAAGTATCGGATATTTCCTCTTTGTACAACGCGTTGAAACGGGCTAATAAGAATGGAAAAACCAAAATATTACTCGCCCCAGGCACTTATCAGCTGAACAAACCGCTACTTATATCAGCCGCACACATCAGTTTAATAGGCGATCAATTGAACCCTGCGGATACTCGAATAATAGGCCTAGGTATGCGTAGACGAGGTCAAGTAGAGAATATCATCACGGTTCACGCAAAATATTTTACACTCGACGGTATCACCTTAGCTGAGGCCGGCAATCATCTTATCCAAATTTCTGGAGAACGCGATGCTGACTTCCCCACCCTCAAAAATTGCATTCTACAAGACAGTTATCAACAATTAATCAAGGTTTCATCTGGGGGAAAATCAAAAAATAGCAGCGATTACGGTGTGGTCGAAAATTGTGAATTTGCCTACACAAAAGGGATCGGGCCAAACTATTACATAGGTGGGATCGATGCTCATGGTTCGCGCGGCTGGATGGTCGCACACAATCGTTTTAAAGATATTGCCAGCCCAGATAAACGGGTCGCAGAGTTTGCTGTCCATTTTTGGAATGGAGCAAGCAATAATACAGTACAAAACAATACAATTATTAATTGCGACCGTGGGATCGGCTTCGGCCTCAAGGGTAAACCAGCGTCCGGCGGTGCCATTATTGAAAACCTAATTATTCACTATGATGACAAGGATCCCAACGCTGATGTGGGAATTTCACTAGAGCAATCACCAGATACTCAGATTTTAGATAATAGAATATACCTCGGTCATAACTACCCCAACGCGATAGAATATCGCTTTACTGATACAAAAAATATTGTGATAGCAGACAATATTACCAACAAACCTGTGCGCAAGCGCAATGGGGCACAAGGGATGCTGATAAACAACACAAGGGTCAAAAATTTAAAAGAAATGCTTAGCAAAGAAGAACGCACTCAGTTCGAAGCTTTATTTTGGCCCGAAAATCAGTAA
- a CDS encoding TIGR03087 family PEP-CTERM/XrtA system glycosyltransferase, producing MKILYLSHRVPFPPNKGEKIRTFHQIEYLLQKGHEVTVISPYEQCDELPYFTELKSQYGVNVHSFRLPPKLLRLMSGFVQGKALSVANFSSAELQKGLDQLLDEHDFSALVCTASSMAEYIFNSQAKVIKDRELRLFMDFMDLDSDKWRQYAQRSSLPMKLLYSREKNLISALEVQVASHFNTCFFITETEVALFKQGAPDLGDICAIENGIDTVGFCPPDVPRFRESPILLFTGVMNYSPNVDAVLWFVENVWKDIVQIWPSAEFVVAGMDPTEKIIALGNMRGITVTGFVDDIKPYFNRANVFVAPFRIARGVQNKVLQAFACGLPVISTPMGAEGIRCTENKDILLAETSSDFILQLEKLFQSPERYARIAENALQLIQQHYTWESILAPFENKLLINQTELISTSQTNK from the coding sequence TTGAAAATACTATATTTGTCCCATCGCGTACCTTTTCCACCAAACAAAGGCGAGAAAATTAGGACCTTTCATCAAATTGAGTATTTGCTCCAAAAGGGTCATGAAGTAACTGTGATTTCTCCCTATGAACAATGCGACGAGTTACCCTACTTCACCGAGTTAAAATCTCAATACGGCGTTAACGTTCACAGCTTCAGGCTCCCACCAAAGCTTCTTCGCCTTATGTCGGGGTTCGTGCAAGGAAAGGCGTTGAGCGTCGCTAATTTTTCCAGTGCAGAGCTACAAAAAGGCTTAGATCAACTGCTGGACGAACACGACTTTAGTGCCTTAGTGTGCACAGCATCGAGCATGGCTGAGTATATTTTTAATAGCCAAGCCAAAGTGATTAAGGATAGAGAATTAAGACTTTTCATGGATTTTATGGATTTAGATTCTGATAAATGGCGCCAATATGCTCAGCGCTCATCTCTACCAATGAAACTGTTGTACTCTCGCGAAAAAAACCTAATTTCAGCATTGGAGGTCCAAGTTGCATCTCACTTCAATACATGCTTTTTTATTACGGAAACTGAAGTCGCATTATTTAAGCAAGGAGCACCAGACCTGGGAGATATTTGCGCAATTGAAAATGGTATTGATACAGTTGGATTTTGCCCCCCTGATGTTCCTCGTTTTCGCGAAAGCCCGATATTATTGTTCACTGGTGTAATGAATTATTCTCCTAATGTAGATGCTGTCCTTTGGTTCGTGGAAAATGTTTGGAAAGATATTGTGCAGATTTGGCCCAGTGCTGAATTTGTCGTTGCCGGTATGGATCCAACCGAAAAAATAATAGCATTGGGAAATATGAGAGGGATAACCGTAACAGGGTTCGTGGACGATATTAAACCGTATTTCAACAGAGCAAATGTGTTCGTCGCGCCTTTTAGAATAGCACGGGGAGTGCAAAATAAGGTATTACAAGCTTTCGCCTGTGGTCTACCTGTTATATCTACTCCTATGGGGGCTGAGGGTATACGTTGCACTGAGAACAAAGATATTCTACTGGCGGAAACAAGTAGTGATTTTATTCTACAGCTCGAAAAATTATTTCAATCTCCTGAACGTTACGCGCGCATTGCCGAAAATGCGCTGCAGTTAATTCAACAACACTATACTTGGGAAAGTATATTAGCCCCATTTGAAAATAAACTTTTAATAAATCAGACTGAGCTCATTTCGACGAGTCAAACTAATAAATGA
- a CDS encoding acyltransferase, whose translation MNNDRVFSSYSHFFSLLPGFFGNQIRLAFYKLSLENCGHDVVFSFSALFSQSNIEIGSGVYIGPQSNIGTCKIGVDTLIGSAVHVLSGKGQHNFDDLSRPIKTQGGAFTKISIGEDCWIGNGALVMANVGNKAIVAAGSVVIEDVPDFAIVAGNPAKVIKMRN comes from the coding sequence ATGAATAATGACCGTGTGTTTTCAAGTTACTCGCACTTTTTTAGTCTTTTACCCGGTTTCTTTGGCAACCAAATACGACTCGCCTTTTATAAATTATCCCTCGAAAATTGCGGTCATGATGTCGTATTTTCGTTTTCTGCATTATTTTCACAATCAAACATCGAGATAGGCTCTGGTGTTTATATTGGACCACAGTCTAATATCGGAACCTGCAAAATCGGAGTGGATACCTTGATAGGCAGTGCTGTGCACGTATTAAGCGGTAAAGGCCAGCATAACTTTGATGACCTATCACGTCCCATAAAAACTCAAGGAGGCGCCTTTACCAAGATTTCTATTGGAGAGGATTGTTGGATTGGAAATGGTGCGCTAGTTATGGCAAACGTGGGTAACAAGGCCATCGTCGCAGCAGGCTCAGTGGTAATAGAAGATGTGCCTGATTTTGCTATTGTTGCTGGAAATCCTGCGAAAGTAATTAAAATGCGTAATTAA
- a CDS encoding GMC family oxidoreductase: protein MIIDANTLSESTKHVYHYCILGGGVAGITLANELLASGKRVCIVEGGDETFTMDSQNLYSPAVQPTEYEDPTYDRLRFLGGSSNHWENSTSEFHPSDFKTKDWIAHSGWPISFDDVKPFYSRAALYCGTGSDGYNTAHWSKHFGKTDIFESSQKINANIVKAAIPPVHFFSKYGMPLKESQNVTIFKNANLVDLSFNAQTLAVESIDFSNYSDVKHTVAADTFILCLGGIENARYMLIFNEKYKDALGNKSKNVGHYFMDHPVLRAAKLYPKKKDDFALFTMREHIDERFINGFIEMNESTLSQEEISNIRVPLFEKSNFIISEGIESFHVLGSAIEQEAIPDYFGQHMMNVLGDIDMVAEAVSRKTFSNKLFDYADDFGGYDLAIMIEQTPKYDNKVFLSDEVDKLGLKKIKIDWTLHDDDINRMWKALDVMAKEIGRLNVGRLKVMKEYEERLRSEKLFFSHHHMGTTRMADNIQNGVVDKNLKVFHTNNLYIAGSSVFPTGSHVPPTLTITALTIKLAEHLLTEAVV from the coding sequence ATGATTATCGACGCAAACACTTTGTCCGAATCCACAAAGCACGTATACCATTATTGCATTCTCGGAGGTGGCGTTGCGGGCATCACCCTTGCCAATGAATTATTAGCCTCAGGCAAACGCGTTTGTATTGTTGAAGGAGGCGATGAAACCTTTACAATGGACTCACAGAATCTTTATTCGCCCGCCGTGCAACCCACCGAATATGAAGATCCCACTTATGACCGATTACGATTTTTAGGTGGCTCTAGTAACCATTGGGAGAATAGCACATCTGAATTCCACCCCAGCGACTTTAAAACAAAAGATTGGATTGCCCACAGCGGATGGCCAATCAGCTTCGATGACGTTAAGCCGTTCTACAGCCGCGCAGCACTCTACTGTGGCACGGGCAGTGACGGTTACAATACAGCTCATTGGTCAAAGCACTTTGGCAAAACAGACATCTTCGAGTCGTCACAAAAAATCAACGCTAATATAGTTAAAGCAGCTATCCCTCCTGTACATTTTTTTTCCAAATATGGCATGCCTCTAAAAGAGTCGCAAAATGTCACAATATTTAAAAATGCAAATTTAGTCGACTTGAGCTTTAATGCACAAACTTTGGCTGTCGAATCTATCGACTTTTCTAATTATTCAGATGTAAAACATACTGTTGCTGCAGACACATTCATCCTATGTCTAGGTGGTATTGAAAATGCGCGTTACATGCTGATATTTAATGAAAAATATAAGGACGCTCTAGGGAACAAGTCTAAAAATGTTGGGCACTATTTCATGGATCATCCCGTTTTACGTGCTGCTAAGTTGTATCCAAAAAAGAAAGATGACTTTGCTCTTTTCACTATGCGCGAACACATTGACGAGCGCTTTATCAATGGCTTTATCGAGATGAATGAGTCCACGCTTAGCCAGGAAGAAATCAGTAATATACGTGTACCACTTTTTGAAAAGTCAAACTTCATTATTTCAGAAGGTATCGAATCGTTCCATGTTTTGGGCTCAGCGATAGAGCAAGAGGCTATTCCTGACTATTTTGGTCAACACATGATGAATGTGCTGGGTGACATAGACATGGTTGCTGAGGCAGTGTCACGTAAAACATTCAGTAATAAGTTGTTTGACTACGCTGATGACTTTGGTGGATATGATTTAGCCATAATGATTGAGCAAACCCCCAAGTATGATAACAAGGTATTTTTATCCGATGAGGTAGATAAGTTAGGATTGAAGAAAATTAAAATCGACTGGACTCTGCATGATGACGACATAAATAGAATGTGGAAAGCTTTAGATGTGATGGCCAAAGAAATAGGAAGGTTAAACGTAGGAAGACTTAAAGTAATGAAAGAATACGAAGAGCGTCTTCGCAGCGAGAAACTTTTCTTCAGCCATCACCATATGGGAACAACTCGAATGGCTGATAACATTCAAAACGGTGTAGTTGATAAAAACCTAAAAGTTTTTCATACAAACAACTTATACATTGCAGGTAGCTCTGTATTTCCTACAGGAAGTCATGTCCCTCCAACCTTGACCATAACTGCTTTAACCATCAAACTAGCTGAACACCTACTAACAGAGGCCGTCGTATGA
- a CDS encoding FkbM family methyltransferase, with protein MQSFNFAERHFNPLVNRCLVWAQTHEWRGKHRFYLWMSAHFPHKLIRYKVKERFFSVPLTELCFWLEGGPNNYYLEEFIPFCDLLSDLEKPFTLLDLGADIGTVSSLVASRCSNLSNIIAFEPNPNSFTVLEHNFSQFSLDVMALNSAVSDFDGKADLEADMSRANDHEGQIIRADSGAVDVVSLDSWYRLNPQVKLCSRVVVKIDVEGQEQQVLAGAAQLLTHVGSVILLLEIHPDVLVKTNITPEELFRQAEALRGFDWYVPIVSKDKKVDRTTAFFKQYEMKQYDVIGISIPIEQQ; from the coding sequence ATGCAATCTTTCAATTTCGCTGAGCGGCACTTTAATCCTCTTGTTAATCGTTGCTTGGTTTGGGCGCAGACGCATGAATGGCGAGGAAAGCATCGCTTTTATCTATGGATGAGTGCGCATTTTCCGCACAAACTGATCCGTTATAAAGTCAAAGAGCGTTTCTTTTCTGTCCCGTTAACCGAATTATGTTTTTGGTTGGAAGGTGGACCTAATAATTACTACTTAGAAGAGTTTATACCCTTCTGCGATTTACTCAGTGACTTAGAAAAGCCTTTCACTCTTTTAGATTTAGGGGCAGATATCGGCACAGTCTCGTCTTTAGTTGCATCTCGCTGTTCCAATTTAAGTAACATTATTGCATTTGAGCCAAATCCAAACTCTTTCACTGTACTAGAGCATAATTTTTCTCAATTTTCGCTCGATGTAATGGCACTAAATTCAGCGGTGTCTGACTTTGATGGAAAGGCTGATCTTGAAGCTGATATGAGCCGTGCTAACGACCATGAAGGCCAGATAATCAGAGCTGATTCGGGAGCTGTCGATGTTGTCAGTTTAGATAGTTGGTATAGATTGAATCCTCAGGTGAAATTATGTTCGCGTGTGGTCGTTAAAATTGATGTCGAAGGGCAAGAACAACAAGTACTGGCCGGTGCAGCTCAGTTATTAACCCATGTAGGTTCAGTCATTTTGTTGCTTGAAATTCACCCTGATGTGCTGGTTAAAACGAACATTACACCAGAAGAACTGTTTCGCCAAGCTGAAGCATTACGAGGGTTCGACTGGTATGTCCCTATTGTTTCTAAAGATAAAAAAGTCGATAGAACGACAGCGTTTTTTAAGCAGTATGAAATGAAACAATACGATGTGATCGGTATTTCGATTCCAATTGAGCAACAGTAG